One window from the genome of Metabacillus flavus encodes:
- a CDS encoding DinB family protein: MVHAKALLSDQLLANANDPSWYLPFSDAVAELSEKDAFWKPNENCNSIAEIVHHLLYWNETWQTRYQKSNVHAVPPIGDNNKSFVISENENFKHLKERLLDVLLKWQELLSEEKVETEVNGFPVPAKWWEILGNAATHNAYHIGQIIFIRKLQNSWEMDAVEG, translated from the coding sequence ATGGTCCATGCAAAAGCCTTATTATCCGATCAATTATTAGCTAATGCTAATGATCCGAGCTGGTATCTTCCATTTTCCGATGCAGTTGCAGAACTATCAGAAAAAGATGCGTTTTGGAAGCCAAACGAAAATTGTAATAGCATTGCTGAAATTGTTCACCATCTCCTGTACTGGAATGAAACATGGCAAACGAGATACCAAAAATCAAATGTTCATGCTGTGCCCCCTATAGGTGATAATAATAAAAGCTTTGTCATTTCGGAAAATGAAAACTTTAAGCACTTAAAGGAACGTCTTTTGGACGTACTGTTGAAATGGCAAGAACTATTATCGGAGGAGAAGGTTGAGACGGAAGTAAATGGGTTCCCGGTCCCTGCGAAATGGTGGGAGATCCTTGGAAATGCAGCAACACATAATGCTTATCACATCGGACAGATCATTTTTATTCGTAAGCTGCAAAATAGCTGGGAAATGGATGCTGTCGAAGGATAA
- a CDS encoding YunC family protein, with protein MVTISPIVIDGHMFTAVTVKLPKTNFMAISSEKGYIACGALDVALLNDQLKDREIIAGRAVGVRTIDQLLHAPLESITFEAQRFGIHAGMTGRDALLRMI; from the coding sequence ATGGTGACCATTTCACCCATTGTTATAGATGGCCATATGTTTACTGCCGTGACCGTTAAGCTGCCGAAAACTAACTTTATGGCTATATCCAGTGAGAAAGGCTACATCGCATGCGGAGCCTTGGATGTAGCATTATTAAATGATCAATTAAAGGACCGTGAGATTATTGCAGGCAGAGCGGTCGGCGTAAGGACGATCGACCAGCTCCTGCATGCTCCGCTTGAATCCATCACCTTCGAAGCCCAAAGGTTCGGAATTCACGCTGGTATGACAGGAAGAGACGCACTTTTACGAATGATATAG
- the yunB gene encoding sporulation protein YunB, translated as MAKFRRRLPKRGPMPFRYVLLLSFIFFLLSTAAGLYIVNKEIQPVLMSIAEAETQKIASLIINDALKKQLEEEGDTSKLVNANVDKEGKLIDLDSGGVRKMLAGFTDHIQRNLLLAEKGNLAVLDIPELKESKENFIYQIPLGQTTGNVLLGSIGPKIPVRFELIGHALTDSKTTAEPYGINNALIKINIDVKVNLRVIIPFSSKSTTVSTSIPVDIKTVIGDVPDYYNNGGGQAPAIELK; from the coding sequence TTGGCCAAATTTCGTAGACGTCTCCCAAAAAGAGGACCGATGCCTTTCCGGTATGTGCTGCTGCTCTCTTTTATTTTTTTCCTTCTTTCTACTGCAGCGGGATTGTATATCGTGAATAAAGAAATTCAGCCGGTGCTGATGAGCATAGCCGAAGCTGAAACACAAAAGATTGCATCCCTGATTATAAATGACGCCTTAAAAAAACAGCTGGAGGAAGAGGGGGATACGAGCAAACTTGTAAATGCCAATGTGGATAAAGAAGGAAAGCTAATTGATTTGGATTCGGGCGGAGTACGAAAGATGCTTGCGGGCTTTACAGATCATATACAAAGAAATCTCCTGTTAGCCGAGAAAGGAAATCTGGCTGTGCTGGATATTCCGGAGCTTAAGGAATCGAAAGAAAATTTTATTTATCAGATTCCTCTTGGCCAAACAACAGGAAACGTTCTGCTCGGAAGTATAGGGCCAAAGATCCCAGTCCGGTTTGAGCTGATCGGCCATGCTCTGACCGATTCAAAGACAACGGCAGAACCATATGGAATTAACAACGCGCTTATTAAAATCAACATTGATGTGAAGGTTAACCTTCGGGTGATTATTCCATTTTCAAGTAAGAGTACAACCGTTTCAACAAGCATCCCCGTAGATATCAAAACCGTTATTGGAGACGTGCCGGACTATTACAACAACGGCGGAGGGCAGGCTCCAGCCATTGAGCTAAAATGA
- the sufB gene encoding Fe-S cluster assembly protein SufB, giving the protein MAKKMPDIGDYKYGFSDKDVSIFRSKRGLTKEIVEEISRMKNEPQWMLDFRLKSLEHFYNMPMPQWGGDLNALNFDEITYYVKPSEKSERSWDEVPEEIKRTFDKLGIPEAEQKYLAGVSAQYESEVVYHNMKEDLEDMGIVFKDTDSALRENEDIFREHWGKVIPPTDNKFAALNSAVWSGGSFIYVPKGVKVDTPLQAYFRINSENMGQFERTLIIVDEGAHVHYVEGCTAPVYTTNSLHSAVVEIIIKKGGYCRYTTIQNWANNVFNLVTKRAVCEAQATMEWIDGNIGSKLTMKYPAVVLKGEGARGMTLSIALAGKGQHQDAGAKMIHLAPNTSSTIVSKSISKQGGKVTYRGIVHFGRKAEGARSNIECDTLIMDNKSTSDTIPYNEILNDNISLEHEAKVSKVSEEQLFYLMSRGISEEEATEMIVMGFIEPFTKELPMEYAVEMNRLIKFEMEGSIG; this is encoded by the coding sequence ATGGCTAAAAAAATGCCTGATATTGGGGATTACAAGTATGGCTTTTCTGATAAAGACGTCTCCATATTCCGTTCAAAGCGCGGATTAACAAAAGAAATCGTTGAAGAAATTTCGCGCATGAAAAATGAGCCTCAGTGGATGCTCGACTTCCGTTTGAAATCACTTGAGCACTTTTACAATATGCCAATGCCTCAATGGGGCGGAGATCTGAATGCTCTTAACTTTGATGAAATTACGTACTACGTAAAACCATCTGAGAAATCCGAGCGTTCATGGGATGAGGTTCCTGAAGAAATCAAACGCACGTTTGACAAACTTGGAATTCCGGAAGCGGAGCAAAAATACCTTGCCGGTGTTTCTGCACAATACGAATCCGAAGTGGTTTACCACAACATGAAGGAAGACCTTGAAGACATGGGAATCGTGTTTAAGGACACGGACAGCGCACTTCGCGAAAATGAAGACATTTTCCGCGAGCACTGGGGTAAAGTGATTCCTCCAACGGACAACAAATTTGCAGCGCTGAACTCTGCGGTTTGGTCCGGCGGATCCTTCATCTATGTACCAAAAGGTGTGAAAGTGGATACTCCGCTTCAAGCGTACTTCCGGATTAACTCTGAAAACATGGGTCAATTCGAGCGTACATTGATTATCGTGGATGAAGGCGCACATGTACATTACGTAGAAGGATGTACAGCACCGGTTTATACAACGAACTCTCTTCACAGTGCCGTTGTTGAAATCATCATTAAAAAAGGCGGCTACTGCCGTTATACAACGATTCAAAACTGGGCGAACAACGTATTCAACCTTGTAACGAAGCGTGCGGTATGTGAAGCACAGGCTACAATGGAGTGGATTGACGGGAATATCGGCTCCAAGCTGACGATGAAATACCCGGCAGTTGTTCTAAAAGGCGAAGGCGCTCGCGGAATGACTCTTTCCATTGCACTTGCAGGAAAAGGCCAGCACCAGGATGCAGGTGCGAAAATGATCCACCTTGCACCGAATACGTCTTCCACAATCGTGTCGAAGTCTATTTCCAAGCAAGGCGGTAAAGTAACGTACCGCGGAATCGTTCACTTCGGCCGTAAAGCTGAAGGCGCACGTTCCAACATCGAGTGTGATACACTCATCATGGATAACAAATCCACTTCCGATACGATTCCATACAATGAGATCTTAAACGACAACATCTCATTGGAGCATGAAGCGAAGGTTTCAAAAGTATCTGAAGAGCAATTGTTCTATCTCATGAGCCGCGGTATTTCTGAAGAAGAAGCAACAGAAATGATCGTTATGGGCTTCATCGAGCCATTTACAAAAGAACTTCCAATGGAATATGCCGTTGAAATGAACCGCCTGATCAAGTTTGAGATGGAAGGTTCAATCGGATAA
- a CDS encoding winged helix-turn-helix transcriptional regulator translates to MGMTEYKGKIKHIQDTPFGYTISVIGGKWKMVILYLLAENRVVRFNDLKNQIGTITYKTLSSHLKELEADGLIHRKEYPQIPPKVEYSLSKKAETLLPVLEELCEWGVKNRPGL, encoded by the coding sequence ATGGGGATGACTGAGTATAAGGGAAAAATAAAGCATATTCAGGATACGCCTTTTGGCTATACGATATCTGTGATCGGCGGAAAGTGGAAGATGGTTATCCTTTATCTCCTTGCTGAAAACCGGGTCGTTCGGTTTAATGATTTAAAGAATCAAATCGGGACGATTACATACAAAACGTTAAGCTCACATCTTAAGGAGCTGGAGGCAGATGGTCTCATCCACCGCAAAGAATATCCTCAAATCCCTCCAAAAGTAGAATACAGTCTTTCCAAAAAAGCGGAAACGCTGCTGCCTGTATTAGAAGAACTGTGTGAGTGGGGAGTAAAAAACAGACCCGGACTCTAA
- the sufU gene encoding Fe-S cluster assembly sulfur transfer protein SufU, with the protein MSFNNNLDTLYRQVIMDHYKNPRNKGSLEDSLTVDMNNPTCGDRIHLTLKIEDGKVADAKFDGEGCSISMASASMMTQAIKGHDVETALKLSEIFSDMMQGKEYDDTIDLGDIEALQGVSKFPARIKCATLSWKAMEKGVHSQGQ; encoded by the coding sequence ATGTCTTTTAATAATAATCTTGACACACTTTATCGGCAGGTCATCATGGATCATTATAAAAATCCCCGCAATAAAGGGTCTTTGGAAGACAGCCTGACGGTTGATATGAACAATCCTACTTGCGGGGACCGGATCCATCTGACATTGAAGATCGAAGACGGAAAAGTAGCTGATGCCAAGTTTGATGGAGAGGGATGTTCCATTTCCATGGCGTCCGCCTCTATGATGACTCAGGCAATTAAAGGGCACGACGTAGAAACGGCCCTTAAATTATCAGAAATCTTTTCAGATATGATGCAAGGAAAAGAATACGATGATACGATAGACTTAGGGGATATCGAAGCCCTTCAAGGAGTATCAAAGTTTCCGGCACGGATTAAATGTGCCACGTTATCCTGGAAAGCGATGGAAAAAGGTGTGCACAGCCAAGGGCAGTGA
- a CDS encoding bifunctional metallophosphatase/5'-nucleotidase — protein MKKLHIYHTNDLHSHFENWPQIAHYVKSSRQQNSKDSEESFLFDIGDHVDRFHPISEASFGQKNVEMMNELHYDAATIGNNEGITLPYESLNSLYSSAGFPVILSNLFQPDGQRPGWAKPYEILTLSDGFKIGLLGVTVSYKPFYEKLGWVIQDPFESLKEVLPGVAEQADYLVILSHLGLYDDEKLAEEFPQLNLILGAHTHHLLEEGKWINGTLLCGAGKYGTHTGHVEIEYDEKTRSILKQTASVKSMEAEKVSLEDEKKLNHHLEESIALLSDPIAELDKELNVRWFEESDFSALLAKSLRSWCGGEASMINAGMLLDSLPKGPVTKKDLHRICPHPINPCNVVLMGDQLLEVIRQASSEEMEQLKMKGLGFRGAVMGKMIYDGIDVKHKTLKDGKNHVSSVTINGQPLDPNRKYKISTADMFTLGPLYPIIGHSPNKEYFMPEFLRDLLEWTLTH, from the coding sequence ATGAAGAAGCTGCACATCTACCATACAAATGATCTCCACAGCCATTTTGAAAATTGGCCTCAGATTGCCCATTATGTAAAAAGCAGCAGGCAGCAGAACTCGAAAGATTCCGAGGAGAGTTTTTTATTTGATATCGGAGATCACGTAGACCGGTTTCATCCGATCAGCGAAGCCTCCTTTGGCCAAAAGAATGTGGAAATGATGAACGAGCTACATTATGATGCGGCGACCATCGGAAATAACGAAGGCATTACCCTTCCCTATGAATCGTTAAATTCCCTATACAGCAGCGCAGGCTTCCCGGTCATTTTGTCTAATTTATTTCAGCCCGATGGACAGAGGCCGGGGTGGGCGAAGCCTTATGAAATTCTGACGCTCTCAGACGGATTTAAGATCGGTCTGCTTGGTGTGACAGTCAGCTACAAGCCTTTCTATGAAAAACTGGGCTGGGTGATTCAGGATCCATTTGAAAGCCTGAAAGAGGTGCTTCCCGGCGTTGCTGAGCAGGCAGACTACCTTGTGATTTTATCTCATCTCGGTCTATATGATGATGAGAAACTGGCTGAGGAGTTTCCACAATTGAACCTGATTTTAGGCGCCCATACCCACCATCTTCTCGAAGAGGGAAAATGGATCAATGGTACCTTACTGTGCGGAGCAGGAAAATATGGAACACATACAGGTCATGTTGAAATAGAATACGATGAGAAGACGAGGTCAATTTTGAAACAGACAGCCTCCGTCAAATCTATGGAAGCTGAAAAAGTAAGCTTGGAGGATGAGAAGAAGCTGAATCATCATCTGGAAGAAAGCATTGCCCTGTTATCGGACCCTATTGCGGAGCTCGATAAGGAGCTGAACGTCCGCTGGTTCGAGGAATCTGATTTCTCCGCGCTGCTTGCAAAAAGTCTGCGGTCCTGGTGCGGAGGGGAAGCGTCGATGATCAATGCAGGCATGCTGCTTGATTCATTGCCTAAAGGTCCGGTTACAAAAAAAGACCTTCACAGAATCTGTCCCCATCCTATTAATCCCTGTAATGTAGTACTGATGGGAGATCAGCTTCTTGAGGTAATCCGCCAGGCATCCTCTGAAGAGATGGAACAGCTGAAAATGAAGGGACTTGGATTCCGCGGTGCGGTAATGGGAAAGATGATTTATGATGGCATTGACGTCAAGCATAAGACTTTAAAAGACGGAAAAAATCACGTTTCCTCTGTTACCATTAATGGACAGCCCCTCGATCCGAACCGTAAATACAAAATTTCTACTGCGGATATGTTTACTCTTGGACCGCTGTATCCCATAATCGGCCACTCGCCAAATAAAGAATATTTTATGCCTGAATTCCTAAGGGACCTGCTGGAGTGGACTCTTACCCATTAA
- a CDS encoding DUF72 domain-containing protein produces the protein MIHIGVTGWGDHDSIYPDFIRPSDKLKEYSAHFPAVEIDASFYAVQPERNMRKWAEETPSAFQFIVKAYQGMTGHERGEIPFETKTEMFEAFKLSLKPLIEAGKMAMVLFQFPPWFDCKKENVDYLRWCRQQMADLPCALEFRNQSWFQPDVKDRTLSFMKEENWIHSICDEPQAGKGSVPTILEIANPEKTLVRFHGRNVHGWNKTGNDQEWREVRYLYKYSTKELEEWAELLKDLSGRTEELFVLFNNNSGGDAAKNALELIDLLGITYENLSPGS, from the coding sequence TTGATTCATATTGGAGTGACAGGATGGGGAGATCATGATTCCATTTATCCGGATTTCATCCGGCCCTCTGACAAATTAAAAGAATACAGTGCTCATTTTCCGGCCGTGGAGATCGACGCGAGCTTTTATGCGGTTCAGCCTGAACGGAACATGAGGAAATGGGCGGAAGAAACCCCTTCAGCATTTCAATTCATTGTAAAAGCTTATCAGGGAATGACCGGGCATGAACGAGGGGAAATTCCATTTGAAACGAAGACAGAGATGTTTGAGGCTTTTAAGCTTTCCTTAAAGCCTTTAATAGAGGCAGGCAAGATGGCGATGGTGCTGTTTCAGTTTCCGCCGTGGTTTGATTGCAAGAAGGAGAATGTTGATTATCTGAGGTGGTGCAGGCAGCAAATGGCCGATCTTCCTTGTGCATTGGAATTTAGAAATCAATCCTGGTTTCAGCCTGATGTAAAAGACCGGACTCTTTCATTTATGAAAGAAGAGAATTGGATTCATAGTATCTGTGACGAGCCTCAAGCTGGGAAGGGGTCTGTCCCAACGATTCTGGAGATTGCAAATCCCGAAAAAACTCTGGTCCGGTTTCACGGCAGAAACGTCCACGGCTGGAATAAAACAGGGAATGATCAGGAATGGCGTGAGGTCCGTTATTTGTATAAATACAGTACAAAAGAGCTTGAAGAATGGGCTGAACTACTTAAAGACCTCAGCGGAAGGACAGAAGAACTCTTTGTCCTGTTTAACAATAATTCAGGCGGAGATGCGGCGAAAAATGCATTGGAGCTGATTGATCTGCTCGGTATTACGTATGAGAACCTCTCCCCCGGCAGTTAA
- a CDS encoding sulfite exporter TauE/SafE family protein, with the protein MEWVVLILLGLTAGTLGSLVGLGGGIIIVPALLFLSGFLAADITPQQAVGTSLFVLIFTGLSSTLAYMKYKRVDYKSGWILFIGSGPGSLLGAWVNRAFTDDSFSVWFGLFMIAMAVVLMLKERAVPLEGRRGKKGIERVYIDKDGKEIHYSYQPLTGIAVAFAVGFLGGLFGIGGGSLMVPVMVMLFLFPPHVAVGTSMFIIFLSSIASSGIHAYMGNVNWLYALALIPGAYAGGKLGAFINNKLESKTILILLRIVLVLVGVRLIYQGIS; encoded by the coding sequence ATGGAATGGGTTGTTTTAATTTTGCTGGGTCTCACAGCTGGTACGCTCGGAAGCTTAGTCGGGCTTGGAGGAGGAATTATTATCGTTCCGGCCCTCCTCTTTCTGTCAGGCTTCCTCGCGGCTGATATTACACCGCAGCAAGCAGTGGGAACCTCCCTGTTTGTTCTGATTTTTACAGGATTATCTTCCACCCTTGCTTATATGAAATATAAGAGAGTGGATTATAAAAGCGGCTGGATCTTATTTATTGGAAGCGGGCCGGGAAGCCTTTTGGGAGCATGGGTAAACCGGGCTTTTACTGATGATTCTTTTTCCGTTTGGTTCGGGCTGTTCATGATTGCTATGGCCGTTGTTCTCATGCTTAAGGAGCGGGCTGTCCCGCTTGAAGGCCGCAGAGGGAAAAAAGGAATCGAAAGAGTATACATAGACAAGGATGGAAAGGAAATTCACTATTCCTACCAGCCTCTTACCGGAATTGCCGTTGCCTTTGCTGTTGGATTTTTAGGCGGGCTATTTGGTATTGGCGGCGGATCGCTCATGGTGCCGGTTATGGTCATGCTGTTCCTGTTCCCGCCCCATGTTGCTGTGGGAACATCCATGTTTATTATTTTCCTTTCATCCATAGCAAGCTCAGGCATTCACGCGTACATGGGAAACGTAAACTGGCTCTATGCGCTGGCGCTGATTCCCGGCGCATATGCGGGCGGAAAACTTGGAGCTTTTATAAATAATAAACTTGAGAGCAAAACCATTCTTATTTTGCTCAGGATTGTCCTTGTTTTAGTAGGAGTCCGTCTAATATACCAAGGCATCAGTTAA
- a CDS encoding arginase family protein has protein sequence MDKKTIRLLMPQWQGGNNPNYSFGAELLAWLAPENGQPLIEVPVQAYAGTPLENENGVYGRTQLLEQLKAARDLISAHQPDRIVMFGGDCLVEQAPFAYLNERYSGELGLLWIDAHSDLMRIPGYDYGHTLPLGNLLGEGEKEFASFVATPFKTDNVFIAGLAKPAMQEAEIISKTLQEKGIAIPDDTELLKRLGIRTAGAEELAETLDSVKSWIKESGIKYLAIHLDLDVLDPAAFRSLLFANPESPYLYSPKGTMQVPRLLEIMHLASEEAEIVGLGITEHMPWDAIALKSMLNSFPLLANPI, from the coding sequence ATGGACAAAAAAACAATCCGGCTTCTTATGCCGCAGTGGCAGGGCGGGAACAATCCTAATTATTCTTTTGGAGCAGAGCTACTGGCATGGCTTGCCCCTGAAAATGGTCAGCCCCTTATAGAGGTACCGGTTCAAGCTTATGCCGGCACCCCCCTGGAAAATGAGAACGGTGTCTACGGGAGAACTCAGTTACTGGAACAATTAAAGGCTGCCCGCGATCTTATCAGTGCCCATCAGCCGGACCGCATTGTCATGTTTGGAGGAGATTGTTTAGTGGAGCAAGCTCCGTTTGCCTACCTGAATGAACGATACAGCGGAGAGCTCGGATTGCTATGGATTGACGCCCACTCTGACTTGATGAGAATTCCCGGATATGATTACGGTCATACTCTTCCCCTCGGAAATCTTCTTGGGGAAGGTGAGAAGGAGTTTGCAAGCTTTGTAGCCACTCCATTCAAAACTGATAACGTTTTTATTGCAGGTCTGGCCAAACCTGCGATGCAAGAAGCGGAAATAATCTCCAAGACGCTTCAGGAAAAAGGAATTGCCATACCGGATGATACAGAACTATTAAAAAGACTGGGTATTCGAACCGCGGGAGCTGAAGAACTTGCGGAAACCTTGGATTCGGTAAAATCATGGATAAAAGAGAGCGGCATTAAGTACCTGGCAATCCATCTTGACCTGGATGTGCTTGATCCGGCTGCTTTCCGTTCATTATTATTTGCCAATCCGGAATCGCCCTATCTTTATTCTCCTAAGGGAACGATGCAGGTCCCCCGTTTGCTTGAGATCATGCACCTGGCGTCCGAGGAAGCAGAGATTGTCGGATTAGGAATAACGGAACATATGCCTTGGGATGCCATTGCTTTGAAAAGCATGCTTAACTCGTTTCCATTATTAGCAAATCCGATCTGA
- a CDS encoding cysteine desulfurase, with amino-acid sequence MDMKYIQKQFPILDQKVNGKDLVYLDSAATSQKPLAVIEALSKYYREYNSNVHRGVHTLGTMATDGYEGAREKVRRFINASSTEEVIFTRGATTALNVVALSYARANLQPGDEIVITHMEHHANIIPWQQAAKATGAQLKYIPLQEDGTISLQDAEDTITDQTKIVAVMQVSNVLGTINPVKEIASIAHRHGAVMVVDGAQSTPHMRVDVQDLDCDFFAFSAHKMCGPTGTGVLYGKKALLENMEPAEFGGEMIDFVGLYESTWKELPWKFEAGTPIIAGAIGLGAAIDFLEEVGLDNILEHEHKLAAYAMDKMSEIDGLTIYGPKERAGLVTFNIEDVHPHDVATVLDAEGIAVRAGHHCAQPLMKWLNVSATARASFYLYNTEEDIDQLVSGLVKTKEYFSNVF; translated from the coding sequence ATGGATATGAAATATATCCAAAAGCAGTTTCCGATTCTTGACCAGAAAGTCAACGGAAAGGATCTTGTTTATCTGGACAGCGCTGCAACCTCTCAAAAGCCTTTGGCTGTGATTGAAGCATTGTCTAAATACTACCGCGAATACAATTCCAATGTTCACCGCGGTGTTCATACTCTTGGAACGATGGCAACAGACGGTTATGAAGGAGCGCGCGAGAAGGTTCGCAGGTTTATCAATGCTTCCTCAACGGAAGAAGTCATTTTTACAAGAGGAGCTACAACCGCCTTGAATGTGGTAGCGTTAAGCTATGCGCGGGCTAATCTTCAGCCGGGTGATGAAATCGTCATCACTCACATGGAGCATCATGCAAATATTATTCCATGGCAGCAGGCTGCTAAAGCCACCGGAGCCCAGCTTAAATACATTCCTCTTCAAGAGGATGGAACGATTTCACTGCAGGATGCAGAGGATACCATTACAGACCAGACTAAAATTGTTGCGGTTATGCAGGTGTCAAATGTGCTTGGCACGATAAACCCTGTTAAGGAAATTGCTTCAATTGCCCATAGACATGGAGCGGTTATGGTCGTGGATGGTGCACAAAGCACTCCTCATATGAGAGTAGACGTTCAGGATCTTGACTGTGATTTCTTTGCCTTTTCAGCCCATAAAATGTGCGGTCCTACAGGTACGGGCGTACTTTATGGGAAGAAAGCTCTTCTGGAAAACATGGAGCCTGCGGAGTTCGGCGGCGAAATGATCGATTTTGTCGGCTTATACGAATCTACATGGAAAGAGCTTCCGTGGAAATTTGAAGCTGGCACTCCAATCATTGCAGGTGCCATCGGACTTGGAGCGGCCATTGATTTTCTTGAGGAAGTCGGGCTTGATAACATCCTTGAGCACGAGCATAAGCTTGCTGCTTACGCGATGGATAAAATGTCCGAAATTGATGGGTTAACCATTTACGGGCCTAAAGAAAGAGCGGGTCTAGTTACCTTTAATATTGAGGATGTTCATCCTCATGATGTAGCAACCGTTCTTGATGCAGAGGGAATTGCAGTCCGTGCAGGCCATCACTGTGCACAGCCTTTAATGAAATGGCTGAATGTATCAGCGACAGCACGTGCGAGCTTCTATCTCTATAATACTGAGGAAGACATTGATCAGCTCGTATCCGGGCTAGTCAAAACGAAGGAGTACTTCTCAAATGTCTTTTAA
- a CDS encoding VC0807 family protein, with amino-acid sequence MKKHLIISDILFYLVLPYVIWEYGKAPLGDYWAMLLSTVPGIIYTVYRFFAEKQFNVTGLFIMASLSINTIIDLLSQNAERMQQNNVWVSVGFGLFWIATILIKKPFGLYLMVDIAYLQGHKREDSLKLYKQPKLLPLFYLVSFVFAMQNLLNAALRAFLLNQYGIAQYDKILFYMKIYGWVFTVILMITFVFVGMRINDASPDDSDDRNQSIV; translated from the coding sequence ATGAAAAAACACCTGATCATATCAGATATTCTCTTTTATTTAGTATTGCCATATGTCATCTGGGAATATGGAAAAGCTCCGCTTGGTGATTACTGGGCGATGCTGCTCTCCACAGTCCCCGGAATTATTTATACCGTCTATCGTTTTTTTGCTGAAAAACAATTCAACGTGACCGGCCTTTTTATCATGGCTTCACTAAGCATCAATACGATAATCGACCTGCTCTCCCAAAACGCAGAGCGAATGCAGCAAAATAACGTGTGGGTTTCGGTCGGCTTCGGGCTCTTCTGGATTGCCACCATCCTTATTAAAAAGCCATTTGGCCTCTATTTAATGGTCGATATCGCCTATTTGCAGGGCCATAAACGGGAAGACAGCCTAAAGCTGTACAAGCAGCCAAAGCTGCTGCCCCTCTTTTATCTGGTCAGCTTCGTATTCGCCATGCAAAATCTGCTGAATGCTGCATTAAGAGCGTTTTTGCTGAACCAATACGGTATTGCCCAGTATGATAAGATTCTGTTCTATATGAAAATTTACGGCTGGGTCTTTACGGTCATTCTCATGATCACCTTTGTATTTGTAGGGATGAGGATCAACGATGCTTCTCCGGATGATTCGGATGACAGGAATCAGTCGATTGTATAA